The nucleotide window tgGCAGGCCTTATCTCCAAAGTAgagtggagagtgattgaggaagatgtCTAACgttaacttctggcctccacacgtggGCATATGAacctatacacacatgctcacacatacacatgtgtgtgcataaacacatgtgcacacattgtGCACACAAAAAAAGTGCTGATAGTCTGATTGCTATTACCTTTTAAATTTGGGGGGTGGGGCATGAGCtggggtctctctacatagctggggatctctctacatagctgggggtctctctacatagccctgactgtcctagaactccctctgtagatcagcctggcctcgaactcaaagagatctgcctacctctgccacctctgctaggattaaaggaatgcgctgccgtgcctggcttcttttaagttgttttgaattacatttttttttatttatgggaagagaacacacacacatgtcatggcaagtgtggagggcagagaacattctgtggaagttggttctccccttctacctagCGGATCTTGGAAGAGTAAACTCATCCTTAGGCTGGGCGACAAATACCTTTTCCTTCTCAGTCACATCTTGCAAAGCTCTGATGCTGTTAATCCGTCACCAGCCACATGGGTGAAAGTGCCCAGTCCAGCAGAGCTGTAGAAGATTAACTGAAGATCAGATTGGTACACAGTAGGCGGGCACACGTATTGGAACTGCTGCTGCAGCCCTTACCTTGTAAAGTACCCAGAGCAAGCGCTAAGTATGTGCTAACATGTTGATGTGCAGTGTCTGGTCCAGGACTGAGCTCATCCCTTTATTCATGGAACAACTGTTTCTTGgtcacctactgtgtgccagggatgGTTGCAGGTGCTGGGTAAACACCTGGCAACCAAGCACAATCCCTACCTGCATGCAGTCTGTCTCCTATGGGAGGACACAGCCAACACGTGTGGATAAGTGAGTGATAGAGTGTGTTAGAAAtgctggggtggaggtggagtAGCCGGGGGTGGAGGTAGAGTAGCTGGGGTGGAGTAGCCAGGGGTGGAGGTAGAGTAGCTGGAGGTAGAGTagctggggtggaggtggagtAGCCAGGGGTGAAGGTGGAGTAGCTGGAGGTGGAGTAGCTGGAGGTGGAGTAGCTGGGATGGAGGTGGAGTAGTGGGGGGGGATGGAGGTGGAATAGCCAGGGGTCAAGGTGGAGTAGCCGGGGGTAGAGGTGGAGGAGCCAGGGGTCAAGGTGGAGTAGCCAGGGGTGGAGGTAGAATGTTTTGGGTGAAGACTAAAGCAGGCTTGAGAGAACTGGACGTTTCAGCGCGTGGTGATCAGATGGGTTTGCTGACCACAGGACAAAGGCTCAAGGGCTCAGGGGAGTTGTGCAAGCAtggtggggggtggagggagcgTTCCGGGAAGAAGGGTTGGCGGGTGCAATGGCAAGAGGCACCTGGTGGGCTTACAGAGCAGGGAGAGCCAAGCCAGGGcctggaagaaaggagaggaaggcaaGAGGCCATGAGGATGGTGGctgggatggagtggggaggtcgGCGATGGGTCTGGATGGGCACCCTGAAGGAACAGCTAAAAGGACTGGCTGATGAGCTTTTGGCCTGACAACTGGAAGGGACAGATTTGGGTCAAGTTTGAGATGGGAGGTGAACATTCTCAACTCCATACCTGAGGCTCAGGAGGGAGTCTGGGGCCAAAGCTGGATAACGGGGTCACTGACTTGAAACAGTGTTTGTACAAGAGTGAATGAGACttgtgaggaaggaggaggggggggagaaaTGAGGCTGGGAGCCCACACGTTCGGTGCACTGAGGCTGAGGTCACAGCAGAGGAGATGGAGTAACCGGGGGCCCGAGAACTAAGCCTCGTGTGGGGTCTAGGAGGACAGGTGGCCAATGGAAAGGCTGGGATGCTGCTGCCAGGAGGAAAACCATGCTCAGGACGTGTTGTTGGAGCTCAGTCAGGATTCCTAAGTGGTGGGAAGGAGACAGATGTGTGACACACAGTAGGTGCCCTGTCAGCAGCAGCAGGTGATGAGGAGACTGATGTGGGTCACCCAGACAAGTCATGATGTACGGTAGGGTCTCATATTTACCAAGAAGGCCATGGTGATGGCAATATAAACACAGCCCTGGGCACTTATGTGTCCCCATACGTCATCAGGGCGGCGATGTCAGCTCCTCTGACACCTCTCTGGCAGATCACGTACAGCGCCATCTCCGACAAGCTGCGGGACAAGCGGCGCTTCCCTGCTATGCTGCGCACGGTGCCCAGTGCCACCCATCACATCGAGGCCATGGTGCAGCTGATGGGCCTCTTCCGCTGGAACTGGATTGTTGTCCTGGTGAGCAACGATGAGTACGGCCGGGAGAACGGCCAGCTGTTGACCCAGCGTCTCATCACCACGGGGGAAATCTGCATTGCCTTCCAGGAGGTTATTCCTGTACCTGAACCCAGCCAGGTCTTGGGGCCTGAGGATCAGATCCAAGTGAACAACATCCTTGAGAAGCTGCGGTGGACCACAGCACGTGTTGTGGTGGTGTTCTCGCCAGAGCTGGCCCTGAACATCTTCTTCAAGGAGGTGCTGCGGTGGAACATCACCGACCTTGTGTGGATTGCTTCCGAGTCCTGGTCTATTGACCCAGTTCTGCACAACCACAAAGACCTGCGTCACACGGGCACTTTTCTGGGCATCACCATCCAGAAGGTGTCCATCCCTGGCTTCAGCAAATTCCGAGTGCGCTATACCAAGCCAGAACGTCCCATGCCCAACAAGACCAACCCACGGGCCACCTGCAACCAGGACTGTGATGCCTGCTTGAACACCACCGAGTTCTACAACGATGCTCTTATACTTTCGGGGGAGCGTGTGGTCTACGGTGTGTACTCGGCTGTCTATGCGGTGGCCCATGCCCTGCACAGATTCCTGCAGTGCAACCAGGTCCGCTGCACCAAGGAAACGGTCTACCCGTGGAAGGTGAGGGCCTAACTTTGCAGGCACTGGCTCCACCACTGCCATGCTGAGGGATTCAGGGTCTAGGCACAGGGCATTCCCCTACCTCCAGATGCCCAGCAAGCACAAAGGTCTGATttcaaatccccagaacacatgtgAAAAGCTGGGCTTGGCTGTATGTGCCCATAACCCAAGTGCTGGGGAGGTTAGAGATGGAAGGATTGCTGGGGTTGCTAGCTGCCaactgagctccaggttcagtgagagactctgtctcatggGAGTAAAGTGGACACTTGGTGTCCTCCTCTGAACTCTGCGTAATACACTATACATATACACGCCCGCACAAGGGCACACCCACGCAGCTTTGCTCTGTTTTAGCCATGTGTCTCCACTGCATAGCCTCAGAACCTAGGTCCACTGCTCTAAGTACTTAAGGCTTGACCATGCAGTTCTTTGAAAGGCATTTGGCTGCCAGCTCAATttgactctcaagtgctgagaccTTGGTAGCCATGTCATTCATTGTTCGGAGGAGTGATGTACTGATTGCTGGGAGCCCACAATGGTGCATCCTTGTGGTTGATCTTTCACACttagggagactgaggcacaggGATCCAAAGTCACCAAGCCAACTAAGGGCAGAGTTAGGACTGCGATTCAGCTCCGGACTGCTCTGCTCAGAGCACATTCTAGCTAGCACCGGTTTGGGGAGATGGACTCAGAAAGAGTTGACCTTACGGTGTGGGGCAGTGGGAAGGACTGAGTTCAGGGGAAATTCTAGCTGGTATTTGCTGTTGAGAGGACCCCTGAGGGACGCCCCCAGGTGACTTctagggaggggaaggggagaaagttAGTATTCCCTGTTACtgttctaagtttttttttcttaatatttttctttatatgagTGCTTACCCATGTGttaatctgtgcaccacatatgtgcagtgcctgtggaggccagaagagggcactagatccaccctgaactggaattacaggtggttgtaagcagcaatatgggtgctgggaattgaacccaggtccttggaagaacactcagtgctcttaactgttgattgcctttgggggttactcagtctagggttagtaacccgcctggcagtcagttattccagggtcccggagaggcactatctgtaagatatgggctgagagagaggaaggaggctaagccggggttcttgtcaaagcctccgtttattagagatggggtacagcttatataggataaagagttgggggatgggcacgggggcctgggctcttgccaagtggttcacgttggtcacatggtccgagttggtcacgtaggcaggaggttatcttcggtcaggtcactgtaggccaagaagtcacaagttgacacacctagtttttagatagtttggaatgtggggtgggttccgctaacagatagctctccataacagccaatttgggtgtggggtaggctctgtcaacagaatgattcctaacacaattaggggcgtggggttctctgcagactccccagggtgatggttcctgtaatgattttaggaggaaattggctcctgacacttaactgctgagccgtctctctagcccccattCTAAGTTCCTATTGTGGCTCCAGGGCTCAGAAGAAGGGGCCCTTCTGCCTCCAttttttcagaaaaggaaatggagtCCAGAGAGCTTGAGCAACAGACCCAACTGCTGCTTTCCCAATGCTTGCTGCTCACATTTGGCAGGTGTGAAGGCTGATGCAGGGCTGGCAGACTCTCAAATGTCTGCTCCTGTCTCTgatgatctttcttttttttttttaaaaaaaaaaactttatttaaccttatttcatgtacattggtgtaatgatgtcagattctctgaaactggagttacagacagctgcgagctgccatgtggttgctgggaattgaaccccggtcctctggaagagcagtcagtgctcttaaccattgagccatcccgCCAGCCCTCTGATGATCTTTCTGATCCTTCCAGCTACTCAGTGAGATCCGGAACGTCAGCTTCACCCTCTTGGGCAACCAGCTCTTCTTCGACGACCACGGGGACATGCCCATGCTCTTGGAAGTCATCCAGTGGCGGTGGGATGACGGCCAGAATCCCTTCGAAAGCGTTGCCTCCTACTCCCCCACCCATAAGAAACTGACCTACATCAACAATGTGTCCTGGCACACTCCCAACAACACGGTCAGCTTGGAGGGTAGCGCCTAGGGGGCTTGTCAAGAAGGGCCCTCAGAGATGCATCAACAATAGCCGGTGGGGCCTCCATTTGGGGAGCAGGGTCTGGGGTCACGTCCTTCTTTGCCAGCTGAGAAGTATAGCGTGTAAGGTGTGCTGGCTCCAGGAGATGGGGGACTGGGGGGGCTCTGCTCACAGCCCAGCGATGAAGTGCATGCGACCCCTATATTAGCCTGAGGTGATGGGATTAGGCATGTCCCTTGAGGCTGCCAGCAAATAACTGATAAGAAGCATCTTAAAGAATGAAATGTTTATTTCCGCTGGAGGTCTGAGGGTACCGTCCGTCATGGTGGGGAAGGAAAGGCAGCAGGAGCCCCGGGTGGCTGATCACACAGCATCCGcagacaggaggaagagagagacagatgctggtgcTCTGCTCACGTTCTTCTTCTTATTCAGTCCGggaccccagcccctggcacggTAGTGCCCACACCCAGGGTGGATCTCCCCTCCTCTGCTAAAACTTTCTAGAGACGTCCTCTCAAACATACCCAGAGGTGTTTCCTGCGGAGTCTATACAGGGACTGAGGCCTCCGCTTTCCCCATGGTACGAACCAGAACACCAAAGGCACAGGGAGGTTGTGGAATATCCTGAAGTCCACACAGCTTGTCTGTGGTTGAGgctttctctgcatagccttcCAACTATAGCCGGTCATTCAGTGTTGAGTTTGTGGAGTCAACCAGGTTGGCTTTGTCGGTTTACTTGACCTCAAACCCCCAGGAGTTCTTTGTCTCAGCttctgaaggcagaagcagagggagaggtgcCGGGAGAGGTGCCACTGgcccctgcagaggccagaaaccTTCTTGGCCTCTTTCCTGCTGTTTGGTAGCTTGCTGGCACTCCCTGGCTCTCCTCAGCTCCTTGATGCGCCACTCTGATCTTTGCCTTCTTCACCTGGTAGTGTCTTTGTGCTCTTGCCAGCGTCCAGATGTCCCCTCTGGGTAAACACACCAGTTGTCTTGGATGAGGgactcttctttttcttaattactTATGGGATGACCCTGTAATGAATCAGGTTACATATTTAAGTCATAGGCACTAAGATCGCACATGGGTCTTATTTATTTCGATCTGAGTTCCCACCGAAACGCAGAGCCCGAGGCAACTGTCTTGTGTGATAGATTATCATAGATATGCCCCCAAGTACCAGGATTGGGAGATGGGAAATCAagcaggagggaagaggaaaaaccaGTTCAAGGGAATGCCCTCAAGCCAGCTGCTGCTGTGAACCATTGAAGCACCATTTTCCTGTCACCTCCCAAGGACTCGAACTGTGCCCCAAGGGAGAAAAATGGGCAGCAGGATTGGCTGGATCCCATACCCTGGTGGCCACAGGTTGCTCTGTGGATCGTGAAGCCCTGTATTTGCAGGTCCCACATGACCTAGTGCCTAGAAGCTTCAGGTGGACCTCTTACACCACAACCCCATGGCAGAGAGTAAAAGGCATGGCCCAGTAGCTGAGGCGGGGTGCTGGCAACTGCTGGCTGCATGAGATTGTCCCGCTGGAGCCTGGAAGGTCCCAGAGCTGTTGGGATATTGGGCAGCCCTGTCTGTGCAAAGGGGGCATTTGATGGGCAAGTGACAGGTGGCAACCATATTTCTCTTCCACCTCTGGCTGACTACTTGGGAGTGATGGTAGGCCTTAATCCTACGGTCCCAGCCCTCAGCTGCCTGGCTGTAAATGGACCAAGACAGAGGCATAGCGCTGTTATCAGGTGCCCAGCAGTCTACCCTGCATGCCCCAGCTTCTTGTTAGAACCCAAGCCCCTCCTTCTGTGACCTTCTCGTTCATTGGTGGGAGGACCTCAGAGGAACCGAATGGTTTGCCATGGGTCTGTCTCCCCACTAGGTACCAGaatcccacccctacccccctaAAACCTCGACTCTTACAGTCTAGTGCAGCAGTTTTCAAACTGGGGGTACGATCGTCTGGGGGccacctaagaccaccagaaaacacagatatctacattatgattcataacagtagcaaaattgcagttatgaggtagcaatgaaataattttatggtttgggggttaccacgacatgaggaacagtattaaagggtcacagcgttaggaaggttgagatccactggTCTAGAGATTTGAATGCCAGTGATTTGAGgtgctttcttatttgtttgtttgcttctgtaCTCTgtggtgccagggatcaaacccagggtctttcaCATGCTAAACAGGAGCTCTACCATCTAGCCATACCTTTCTCTCgctcctgcttttcctctcccctcttttcttcttcatttcccttgcctcactcccttcctttccttccttcttttctctcttccttgttgACAGAGTCTCTAACACATTATGTAACCAAGAATGAAAGGGAAtatctgatccttctgcctcacctTCTGAGTCCCTTGGGTGCTTTACCAGAGGTGGCGGCTTGGATTAGGCCACAGACAGATGAAACTACAGGAGTCCTGGGAAGACCCAGTCCTAACAGCTGCTCAGACGGGGCCAGGCTCCCCTCTCCTGAGGAGCATCCTGCTAGGTGGCTTTCCAGAGGAATGGGGAAAGAGGACTCAGTGtttcttgtcttcctcctccagATCCCAGTGTCCATGTGTTCCAAGAGCTGCCAGCCTGGGCAGAGGAAAAAGCCCGTGGGTCTCCACCCTTGCTGCTTTGAGTGTATGGACTGCCCACCGGGCACCTACCTCAATCTCTCTGCAGGTACAGCTCCCACCGCCCCTGCTCGGCCCTTCTTCAGCAGACCTCAGGTTCTGTTCATGGCTCAGCACCTCTACCTGGAGTTTTCAGGGGTCCCTTCCCTTTTCCAGGGTCTCTGGGGCCTTCCCAGGGAATGTGAGTATCCAGTGGCCAGAAACCATGCCTGGGGCCTCTTGTGGTTTCCCATGAAACAAAAGCCCAGGGACAGGTTTCTGTGTGGTACTCTGGGATCAGTCCTCACACCGTGTGCCAatcactttactcactgagccatctacccagtCCCATCAACTGAATTCTTGCTTGGAAGACTCTAGAACACCGACTCCTGTGTTTGACTTCACACTAGTGTAGCCCAGTTCAGGGCTGAGTGTGAAGCTTTCTCCTGACCTCATTGACTAAGAATTAATTGAGCATTTCACCTttgtaaagacacttgctgtgtgcCCAGCGGCACGTAGGATCCTGGCTAAGTGCTGATCAGGTTTGCTGAAGGCATCTGCTGGCCTGTCCGTCACAGTTGTCAGTGGCTCGAAGAGAGGGGCCAGGCTTTACTGGTCTCCAGAGCTCTCCACCTCTGGTACCTGCCACAATGTCTGCCGCTCAATGGGGCTGGGGACAGATGGTTGATAAAGGGCTTACCTTGTATATATAAGGACATGGGTTTGACCCCTGGAATCCACGTGAAACAGAGGCAGGCCTGATGCTTGTGGAACCAGTGTTGAGGAGGTtgagacaagtggatccctggggctcactggccagtcagtttaGCCGACttactgagttccaggcaagtGGGAGACTGAGTctcaatgagagagagagagagagagagagagagagagagagagagagagagagagagagaatgacattTGAGGAATAATACCAATGTTTTTAGCCTGTATACtgatgtgtacatacacatacatacacacacatgcgtgcatgcacgcacactcacatatccaatgcaggcacacacatgcacacaaaatgctAACTGAATGAGGTCCTTGAGGACGTGGTTTTAGGCCTCTCCCACTAGGGGGTGATATCTTAACAGAGAggctgcagggggtggggtgggcctTGCTCAGCCATTGCAATATGAGTCCATTTAACCTCTCTCTGGCTCAGAGCCCATGACCTCTCAGGTGGGGGTCTGGTTGACTGGAGATGCTGTGGGTTCTTGCAGATGAGTTTAACTGTTTGCCATGCCCGGGTTCCATGTGGTCCCACAAGAACAACATTGCTTGCTTCAAGCGGCGGCTGTCCTTCCTGGAGTGGAACGAGGTGCCCACCATCGTGGTGACCATACTAGCCGCCCTGGGCTTCTTCAGCACGCTGGCGATCCTGCTGGTATTTTGGAGACATTTCCAGACACCCATGGTGCGCTCTGCCGGGGGTGCCATGTGCTTCCTGATGCTGGTGCCGCTGCTGCTGGCGTTTGTGATGGTGCCTGTGTACGTGGGACCACCCACGGTCCTCACGTGTCTCTGCCGCCAGGCTTTCTTCACTGTCTGCTTTTCCATCTGCCTGTCCTGCATCGCAGTACGCTCCTTCCAGATCGTGTGTGTCTTCAAGATGGCCAGACGCCTGCCACGGGCCTATGGCTTCTGGGTGCGTTACCGTGGGCCTTATGTCTTTGTGGCCTCCATCACGGCCATCAAGGTGGCCCTGGTGGCGAGCAACATGCTGACCACCACCATCAGCCCCATTGGTCGGACCGACCCCGAAGACCCTAACATCATGATCCTCTCCTGCCACCCTAATTACCGCAACGGGCTGCTGTTCAACACCAGCATGGACCTGCTGCTGTCGGTGATGGGATTCAGTTTTGCTTACATGGGCAAGGAATTGCCCACCAACTACAATGAGGCTAAGTTCATCACTCTTAGCATGACCTTCTCCTtcacctcctccatctccctctgcaCTTTCATGTCCGTCCATGATGGCGTGCTGGTCACCATCATGGACCTCCTGGTCACTGTGCTCAACTTCCTGGCCATCAGCTTGGGATACTTCGGCCCCAAGTGTTACATGATCCTTTTCTACCCAGAGCGCAACACTCCAGCCTACTTTAATAGCATGATCCAGGGCTACACCATGAGGAAGAACTAGCCTTGCCCACCGCCCTCAAGTGGCAGAGaccccagcctgctgctgctgttcctatGCCATTCCTGTCGTTTGGACATTTTTACCCACCTAGTGCTTGTAAATACCCATACTGCGCTCTTCCCTCCTGCGTTGTTTCACCAGCCAGGAGCTGCCACTCATCTATGGAAGAAGCCACCCAAGGTGTCCATGGGGCGCCATGGGCAGTCTGATTTATAAGCCCACCGCTGCCATCTGGTGGTCACAGTGAGCACCTGCAGGCTGTGGCCCGTGCCTTCCAGGGGCTCAAGGCTGGCAGTGGGGTCCAGCATATTCTCTGGCTGTCTAGTGCTTCTGCCTTTCACTTCCAGTTCCCCAGGAAGCACAGATCTGGTCTTCTATGTTCTAATGGAAAGCTGGGCATTGTGGGTCCTTCTTTGTTGCTTACGAATAAACTTTCCTTGGGTGAAATCAATGTCCCTTCTTGATTCCAGAGGTTTGCTGAGGGAAGGGCCCATGAACTCAGTCAGGGGAATTCATTGTCTCGTCATGCTCTTGTTCTTGAGCCTACAGTTGTCCACCTCTGAAGTGGGAGCCATAGTTGCAAATGTTGGCGTTTGAGGGCCGAAGAAATGGAAGATGTTACAGGCTTGGTAGGAAGGAAACTGCAAAGAACTCCCCTTCAGGAAGAGGTGTGGGGACAGTCCCAGCATGGTTTTCATAGACAGCCATGATGGGGCCCTGGAGGGGGCCCATGGATCCTAGGAGGAGCTTCCTTAAGAGAGACAGCCACCACAGATAGCAAACACACCAGGGCTGCCAGAGAATACGCCTTCACTTCTTCGGAACAAGAGAGCTCCTTGTTCTCTGGGGTGTTCAGAGGGGGGCACACTCTCCACTGTGCTACCTAGGTGATGTGCCAGGAGTCCAGGGCAGAAGGGCATTAGACAAAAGCGAAGTTATAATTCACGGTTGTTTTAGGGCTGAATATCAGGGGACCTGGGCCTCCAACTGTAGGAAGAGGGAGTCTTCTAGGTTATAACAGCTTTGCTGACCAATGCTCTGTGCAAAGAGTGCTGTGGGGAGGCGTGGCCTGATTTCTGAGTGGGCGGGGGGAGGCTAGACAGAAGGTTCATAGCTTAATAAGAGTCTGTGTTGTAAGAGAGTACGGTAAAAACACACATAGCAGCCGCTCAATAAGTGCCAATCGTTATGAATTCACACGCCTCTGAAACCATCAGGGGCAATGTAAAgctgtacctgtgtgtgtatgttcttttacatatgagtcACATGTATGTGCAACTGTACCTACacgcatgtgtatatgcatgtggaggccagagaacagcatTAGGTGCCGTTCCTCAGAAACAGTAGTGAGATGTAGTCTCTTATGGGCCTAGAGTCCAGAGccccaaggatctgcctgtccTTGTCTACAAGCACATGCCACCGTGCCCAGTGTGGAGGTCTGAATGAGAACGGGGCCCCCATAGACTCGTATATCTGATTGGCTGATTGCcacttggtggaactgtttgggaaggattaggaggtgtggccttgttggaggaggcgtgtcactgggagcaggctttgaggtttcaggagCCCATGATATTCCCAGTTAGCACTCTCTGCATTGTGGTTATTATCTCAGCTAACTGCTCCAGGGTCATGTCTGCCTCCCTGATGCCATaatccccaccatgatggccatggactCCACTACCCCCTGGCGCAAATTAAGTGCTTTGTCTTCACAaattaagttgccttggtcacggtatCTTTAgtgcagcaatagaaaagtaacgaagacacttggctttttctttttcatgtaggTTCTTGGGGTCTCATCCTTGTGTGCAAGCATTTagcaactgagccacctcccagcccatACTTTTCAATGTTCACATTTCAAGGACCGTCTTACCCTGGAGCCCACAGTGCCAGCCCCTGGGGGAACTGTCCCTGTGGGAAACTCAGCTTTCCTAAAACTGCTCCTCAGCTCTTCCCATGGCAGCAAACAAGGCTCACAGGCCTCAGCGCTCTCAAGCCAGTGTGCTGTGACCACCTTTGCACTGCCACACTTGGGGGACCTCGTGCTGCCGAGCATAGCTCTGCCTAGTGTACCCTATCCTGTGGTGAGTCCCAGGTAGGGGCCTTTGACAC belongs to Microtus pennsylvanicus isolate mMicPen1 chromosome 13, mMicPen1.hap1, whole genome shotgun sequence and includes:
- the Tas1r2 gene encoding taste receptor type 1 member 2, producing the protein MGPRARTLHLLLLLLHALTKPGELIENSDFHLAGDYLLGGLFSLHANVKSISHLSYLQVPRCNEFELKVLGYNLMQAMRFAVEEINNCSSLLPGVLLGYEMVDVCYLSNNIHPGLYFLAQEDDFFPILKDYSSYMPHVVAVIGPDNSESAITVSNILSHFLMPQITYSAISDKLRDKRRFPAMLRTVPSATHHIEAMVQLMGLFRWNWIVVLVSNDEYGRENGQLLTQRLITTGEICIAFQEVIPVPEPSQVLGPEDQIQVNNILEKLRWTTARVVVVFSPELALNIFFKEVLRWNITDLVWIASESWSIDPVLHNHKDLRHTGTFLGITIQKVSIPGFSKFRVRYTKPERPMPNKTNPRATCNQDCDACLNTTEFYNDALILSGERVVYGVYSAVYAVAHALHRFLQCNQVRCTKETVYPWKLLSEIRNVSFTLLGNQLFFDDHGDMPMLLEVIQWRWDDGQNPFESVASYSPTHKKLTYINNVSWHTPNNTIPVSMCSKSCQPGQRKKPVGLHPCCFECMDCPPGTYLNLSADEFNCLPCPGSMWSHKNNIACFKRRLSFLEWNEVPTIVVTILAALGFFSTLAILLVFWRHFQTPMVRSAGGAMCFLMLVPLLLAFVMVPVYVGPPTVLTCLCRQAFFTVCFSICLSCIAVRSFQIVCVFKMARRLPRAYGFWVRYRGPYVFVASITAIKVALVASNMLTTTISPIGRTDPEDPNIMILSCHPNYRNGLLFNTSMDLLLSVMGFSFAYMGKELPTNYNEAKFITLSMTFSFTSSISLCTFMSVHDGVLVTIMDLLVTVLNFLAISLGYFGPKCYMILFYPERNTPAYFNSMIQGYTMRKN